GTATTTTAAAATGGTATAACGAGAATGGTAGAAAAAACCTTCCTTGGCGTATTTTGCATAAAGAATATAGAAAATATGGTAGCGAGGATGATTTAAAAAAGCTAAAAAATATTGACAATGCTTATGCTGTTTATATTAGCGAGATTATGTTACAACAAACTCAAGTAAAGAGTGTTTTGCAAAATTATTATTTTCAGTTTTTAGCTAAATTTCCTTCTTTAGAAGCGCTTTCTATGGCAAGCGAAGATGAGGTTTTAAAAGCTTGGCAAGGACTTGGGTATTATACTAGAGCTAGGAATATACATAAATGTGCAAAAATTTGTGTGCAAGAATTTAATGCAAAATTACCATTTGACATTAAAGAGCTTCAAAAACTTCCTGGTATTGGAGAATATACAGCTGGTGCTATAGCTTGTTTTGGTTTTTTACAAGCTAAAGCTTTTGTGGATGCAAATATTAAAAGAGTTTTGAGTAGATTTTATAGTTTGCAAAATCCAAACTCTAAACTTTTAACGCAAAAAGCAAAAGAGTTTTTAAACTATGATAATGCATTTGATCATAATCAAGCTTTGTTGGATATAGGGGCTTTGATTTGTTTACCTAAAAATGCAAAATGCAAGCTTTGCCCCATAGAGAGTTTTTGTAGTGGAAAAAATGAATATGAAAAATTTCATGTATCTAAAAAAACTCAATATGAAAATATTATTTTAAATATACTCATAGTGCAAAAAAATGAGCAGTTTTTGCTTATCAAAAGCAAAGAAAAGCTATATTTTAATATGTATAATTTTTTAGAATACAATAAAGAAAAAAATGCAAAATTCATAGGTGAATTTAAACACTCTTACACCAAATATAAAATTAATGCCAAGGTGTATTTTTTAAAAGATGATGATTTTGAAGATTTAAAAGCAAAAGCATTTTCTTATAAAGAATTGGAACATATTGCACTTTCAAAACTTACCCTAAAGGCGTTTGAGCTTTTTAAAAAGAGTGATTATGCATTTTGAGAAAATTTATATAGAATTAAGTGATATTTGTGGATTAAAATGTGATTTTTGTCCTAGCCAAAAAGCGCAAAGAAAACAAATGAGCCTTGAAAATTTTGAAAAAATTTGCAAAAGTGTGCATAGTCATGCCAAGCTTTTTACTTTTCATGTGCTTGGAGATCCTTTAAGGGTTTTAAATTTAAAAGAGTATCTAAAAATAGCTTTTAAATTTAATATGCAAATAGAACTTACTACAAGTGGGTTTTATTTTGATGATGAGAAAATAAAACTTGTTTTAGATTCTAAAAACATACGACAAATCAATATTTCTTTGGGTGCTTTTTTATCTCAAAGTAGAATGAGTTTAAAAGAATACTTTGAGCCTGTTTTAAAACTTATTTTTTTGCACTTGGAAAATAAAAACAATTCTTTTATCAATTTAAGACTTTGGAATTTAGATAAAAATTTCAACCCACCTTTAGAAAATGAGAAAATTTATGATTTTTTAGAGCAAAATTTTAAAGTAAAAATTCAAAAGCAAAAAGCTAAAAATCGCCTAGAAAGGCATGTTATATTACACCAAGCTAGGCTTTTTAAATGGCCTTCTTTGAAAGATGGGGTTATTAGGGAGAATGGGTGTTGTCATGCTTTAAATGGACAAATTGCTATTTTAAGCGATGGAACTTTAGTGCCTTGTTGTTTGGATACTAAAGGGGATATAAAACTTGGAAATTGTTTTGAAAAAGATTTTAGCGAGCTTTTAAATTCGTCTTTATATATAGAATTAAAAGAAGGCTTCAAGCAAGGAATTTTAAAAGCGGATCTTTGCAAAAGGTGTGAGTTTTTGCAATTTAAAAACTGATTTTCCTTGCTCGGACAATTATGATTTCAGGAAATTCTTCATCTAAAAAAGGTTCTTCAAAAAATCCATCCATGATAAAACCATTTTTAAAACAAGTGTTGAAAATTTCTTCTAAAGAACGGTGGTAGTAGTGATGTTTTACAGGTTGTTTTTCAAATGCATACCCAAGATAATTATGCGGACTAAGATATTTTTTAGTTAATGTTACAAAACAAGGATGTTGAGTAGCAAAAACAAAAATTCCATTTTCTTTTAGTAGAAAATAAAGACTTTTAAATAAGGGCTGGATATTTTCCATATCCATGATAGCCATATTTGAAACAGCTTTGCTAAAGGTGTGTTTTTTAGCTAAATTTTGCAAAGTCAATTCATCGTTAGCGTCTATGATTTGAAAGTGAATTTTATGTAGAAAATTTTTCCATCTTTGTTTTGCTAATTTTATCATTTGATCACTATAATCAAAAGCATAAACATTTATGTTGTATTTTTTGCACATATAAGCGGAAAAATTTCCATTTCCACAAGCAATATCTAGAATATAATCATCATCTTGTATGTTTAGCAATTCTTCAACTTTAGGACGCACAACTTTTTTATGAAATTCATTAGAATCATCTCCCATTTGTGTGTCCCAAAATTTTGCATTAATATCCCATGCTTTTTGCATTTTAAAAACCTAAATTAACTCCACCTTCATTGTTGATTTGATAGTTTGCGTCTAAACCATGTTCTATTTCTTCTTCTTTGTCATTGTCTTTAGAATGTTTAAAAATATCTTCGGTAATTTTTGTAGCTATACCTCTAAGGGCTTTTTGTTTGCTTGATTTGCTTGTAGAACTCATTTTAAATTCTAAGGTATTGGAAGCTTTGATTTGAGTTGTAGCAAATTCTATCAAACGATAATCAATGTTAATATTATAAGTTTGAGTGTTAATTTCATTTTGTGTTTGTGTTATTTTAGGGTTTAAAATAAGTAAAAAATCAGCCCCTAAAACATTATAAAGCTTAACAAGTTCATCATCGCTTGCATTTTTTATAAGTAAAGATTTTTCTTGATTATAAAGATCAAGATTTGCTCTATCTAAAATTCTAAATTTTTTACTTTGGAGCAAAACGCTTAAAAGCTCTTGTTCAAATTTAGCCGAAAGTTCATCTTTAACTTTATTGATGATAATTAGCGAACTTTTATCTTCAAGATTTTTTTCACTATAAAGTTTTTTGTAAATCACAACTTTTGCATGGAATTCATTTTGATTTGTTTGAGTTAAAGATTTAATATCATAGCTATTAAAAACTCCATTGCTAACTAAGTCTATTTCTTCATCATAACCTATATTGAAATTTCCATTAAAGCTAAATTCGAATTTTTTAAGCTTAACTTGTTTTAAACCCTCCATTTTCCCAAGAGCTTCATTGATAGCATTTTTTATTGCTTCACTTCTTGTATTTCCAAAACCCTCACCATAACTTTCTTTGTTTAAAGCGCTTTGTGCTTGACAAAAATAAACAAGAGCGAAAAAAAGAATTAGTAGTTTTTTTACCATGTTACACTCTTGCTTTTACCTGTTTTATCAATAGTTTTTTCATCTTCCCAAAAAGCTAAACCGCTAGTTAAATCTGTAAGAATTAAATGGAAAAAATATTCAGTTTGGATTTTGCCATTATAAAGTTTAACGGTATCTTGTCTGATTTTACCAGAAAGTGAGAAATTTGGGGCCAAAAGTGTGCCTTTTTTAGCTATGGAATTTTGATTAAATTCTTCATTGTCTCTTAAATCTCTTACATCATGAGATAAACTATCTTTTGCTCCACCTGCTGCTACAGCGGTTGTTAATATAAATTTACCAGATTTTCTTAATGCTATAGTAATTTTTGAAGTGAGTTTATCTGTGTCTATTCTTTGCGGGGTGTCATTGATGATTTTTCCTATGGCAATAACTTTTCTATTAGAGCTATTTAAATTTGCAAAAGCAGGATCACTAAGCAAGCTTTGTATCATATCTTCAGCAGTTTTTTCAAAATCTTCTCTATCAAGTCCTAAAGTAAGTGCGTTTCCTTGAACTTTTTGCGAAGCTTTACCATCAGTATATTTTGGTTGTGAAGAACAAGCGCTGAAAATCAAAAGCGCAAAAACCATAAAAAATAAACTTTTTTTCATTTTATCTCCTTATTTTTCTTTAATTTTGTAAATAATATTTGAATTTGGCACAAAAGATCTTATAAGCACAATATAATTTTTATCTTTTTCCAGCTCATCTTCAAAGATTATTTTTTCTTTATCATTATAAATTTTAACTAAACCTTCATTTTTTAGCATTAAAATACTAGCACTTTTTGGTAAAGCTTGCCACATTCTAAGATCTGCTTTATTGATTAAAGCAGTGCTAACAGTGCTAATAAATGATAAAAAGCCACTAGAATCATTATTAGCTATGGCTAAATTAATTGAAGTTTTAAGAGCGCTTGAGGCTAGGGTTTTCATCACCATAGAGGGTAAAAGAGTTTTAAATTCACTTGCTATAATATCATCAAAATAAATTAAATTTTGTGTTTTTTCATCTTGACTTTGCAAGAATTTATAAGAAGCATTTCTTGATTTTAAATAAGCAAAAGCTACACTAATATTTGCAAGATTATCATTAAAAACAAATGGTAGGGTAAGATCAAATTCTTCTTTTGTAGCACTAAAACCATCTTCATAAATGATAAAAATATATTTTTGTTGAGGGAAGGATGTTTTTAAATGAGTGAATTTTTCAAATACTTGAAATTGTTTTTGAAGTTGTTTGTTTTTTACATCGCTTAATGCTACTTCTTTTAAAAGATCATAAGCTTTAATATAATCTTTATCAAAAAAGAAAAATAAAGCACTAAGATAACTAGCATAGATATTAGTATAATTTTTATTTGCGTTAAATGCGCTAAGAAGATTATCATATTGTTTATAGATAGGGCTTAAATTTTGCTGAAAACTCGCATATGTTTTTTTATCTTTTTGAAGTTCTTTTTGGTATTCTTCTTGAGCTTTTTGTATATAATCATAAAAATATTCTTTCATTCTATCTTGTCTGTATAAAGCTCTGTTAAACTCTACTCTTGCATTTTTAAAATCTCCCAAGCTCATATAATTTAAACCTTTGTAGGTATTTAGCATAATCCTTTCATAAAAATAACCTTGATAATCATTGATGGTGTCATTAAGTAAAATTTCGCTAAAATTTCTTGTGGCTTTTTGAAGCCCGTTTTGTAAATCTACATCATATTTGTAAGCCTCTTCTGCTTTATCAAAAAAAGCATTACTTTTTTCATAATCTTTACAAACTCTTGCTAAAGAGGCTAAATTTAACCCTGTGTATATAGTGTCTTTGTCTGCATTTTTTAAAGTTAAAGTATTTTCATCGCATTGTTTGTTTACAAAGGCTTTTTCATAAGATAAATTAACATTAGCATGATTTGAACAAGCACTTAAAAAAAGTAAAATAAAAAGATAAAAACAAGAGTAAAAAAGCTTCATAAAATCCCTTTTTTAGTATAAATTTAAAAAAATAAGTTATAATTTTCATTTTTAGAGAGGTGTCCGAGTGGTCGAAGGAGCACGCCTGGAACGCGTGTGTGGGGTAACTCACCGAGGGTTCGAATCCCTTCCTCTCTGCCACTATGCACTTTTATTATACTGACTTCCTATGTAATCTTGTGATGAATTTTGTGTGTATGATTTTATGGCTTTAGAATTTGGATTTGCTTTTTTATCGTCTTCGTCTTTATTTTTATCATTTTGAGTCTTTGATTCTTCTGCTTTTATTTTAGCTTGCTCGGTGCGCGCATCATTTTGCATTTGCATAGCATTAGCTGCTACTTTATAATCTTGGGGGCTAGGATCAGCTGGTGCCATAGCTGCAGCAATTACTTGCATAGCATTGGCTATAGTTTCTTCAGGAGTATTGCCTTTTTGTATTCTTATAGGCACTTCTCCTTCAACTGCATACATTTTATTATCAGGACCTCTTGTATAGCCAAAACTTGCAGCTCCTGCTAAGGCTCCACCTGCTGCTTGGTGGGCTGCTTCATGAGCCCTTACTTCTCTGTCGATTTTTTCAAGCTCTCGTACCTGTTTTACTTCTTCACTACTTAAGTCTTTACCATTAACTTTTTGAGTTTTTTCATCTTTTTCTTGATCGTTTTTA
The DNA window shown above is from Campylobacter lari and carries:
- a CDS encoding class I SAM-dependent methyltransferase, with protein sequence MQKAWDINAKFWDTQMGDDSNEFHKKVVRPKVEELLNIQDDDYILDIACGNGNFSAYMCKKYNINVYAFDYSDQMIKLAKQRWKNFLHKIHFQIIDANDELTLQNLAKKHTFSKAVSNMAIMDMENIQPLFKSLYFLLKENGIFVFATQHPCFVTLTKKYLSPHNYLGYAFEKQPVKHHYYHRSLEEIFNTCFKNGFIMDGFFEEPFLDEEFPEIIIVRARKISF
- a CDS encoding putative metalloprotease CJM1_0395 family protein, with protein sequence MQISSSYGGAFYTQNPYQNKDKEQTKENISEKENPQQTKENKNDQEKDEKTQKVNGKDLSSEEVKQVRELEKIDREVRAHEAAHQAAGGALAGAASFGYTRGPDNKMYAVEGEVPIRIQKGNTPEETIANAMQVIAAAMAPADPSPQDYKVAANAMQMQNDARTEQAKIKAEESKTQNDKNKDEDDKKANPNSKAIKSYTQNSSQDYIGSQYNKSA
- a CDS encoding CsgG/HfaB family protein, with translation MVKKLLILFFALVYFCQAQSALNKESYGEGFGNTRSEAIKNAINEALGKMEGLKQVKLKKFEFSFNGNFNIGYDEEIDLVSNGVFNSYDIKSLTQTNQNEFHAKVVIYKKLYSEKNLEDKSSLIIINKVKDELSAKFEQELLSVLLQSKKFRILDRANLDLYNQEKSLLIKNASDDELVKLYNVLGADFLLILNPKITQTQNEINTQTYNINIDYRLIEFATTQIKASNTLEFKMSSTSKSSKQKALRGIATKITEDIFKHSKDNDKEEEIEHGLDANYQINNEGGVNLGF
- a CDS encoding radical SAM/SPASM domain-containing protein, with the translated sequence MHFEKIYIELSDICGLKCDFCPSQKAQRKQMSLENFEKICKSVHSHAKLFTFHVLGDPLRVLNLKEYLKIAFKFNMQIELTTSGFYFDDEKIKLVLDSKNIRQINISLGAFLSQSRMSLKEYFEPVLKLIFLHLENKNNSFINLRLWNLDKNFNPPLENEKIYDFLEQNFKVKIQKQKAKNRLERHVILHQARLFKWPSLKDGVIRENGCCHALNGQIAILSDGTLVPCCLDTKGDIKLGNCFEKDFSELLNSSLYIELKEGFKQGILKADLCKRCEFLQFKN
- the mutY gene encoding A/G-specific adenine glycosylase is translated as MRKIHESILKWYNENGRKNLPWRILHKEYRKYGSEDDLKKLKNIDNAYAVYISEIMLQQTQVKSVLQNYYFQFLAKFPSLEALSMASEDEVLKAWQGLGYYTRARNIHKCAKICVQEFNAKLPFDIKELQKLPGIGEYTAGAIACFGFLQAKAFVDANIKRVLSRFYSLQNPNSKLLTQKAKEFLNYDNAFDHNQALLDIGALICLPKNAKCKLCPIESFCSGKNEYEKFHVSKKTQYENIILNILIVQKNEQFLLIKSKEKLYFNMYNFLEYNKEKNAKFIGEFKHSYTKYKINAKVYFLKDDDFEDLKAKAFSYKELEHIALSKLTLKAFELFKKSDYAF
- the lpoB gene encoding penicillin-binding protein activator LpoB; protein product: MKKSLFFMVFALLIFSACSSQPKYTDGKASQKVQGNALTLGLDREDFEKTAEDMIQSLLSDPAFANLNSSNRKVIAIGKIINDTPQRIDTDKLTSKITIALRKSGKFILTTAVAAGGAKDSLSHDVRDLRDNEEFNQNSIAKKGTLLAPNFSLSGKIRQDTVKLYNGKIQTEYFFHLILTDLTSGLAFWEDEKTIDKTGKSKSVTW